From a single Chitinophaga sp. Cy-1792 genomic region:
- a CDS encoding co-chaperone GroES family protein, with amino-acid sequence MAIHITPDNKLKKLIVVGDRVLIKLTTPHDRTTSGLYLPPGVQEKEKVQQGYVIKTGPGYAIPVPVDEDDSWKPEEDKIKYIPLQAKEGDLAIFLLSGSTEVVYQDEKYYIVPQGAILMLEREEEL; translated from the coding sequence ATGGCAATACATATCACACCGGATAATAAGTTGAAAAAGCTGATCGTCGTGGGCGACCGCGTACTGATTAAACTGACTACTCCGCACGATCGTACTACCAGCGGTTTATACCTGCCTCCCGGTGTGCAGGAAAAAGAAAAGGTACAACAGGGATATGTCATCAAAACCGGCCCGGGGTATGCAATTCCCGTTCCTGTTGATGAAGATGATTCCTGGAAGCCGGAAGAGGATAAAATCAAATATATCCCTTTACAGGCCAAAGAAGGTGACCTCGCCATATTCCTGCTCAGTGGCTCTACTGAAGTAGTGTACCAGGATGAAAAGTATTATATCGTGCCACAGGGAGCGATATTGATGTTAGAAAGAGAAGAAGAATTGTAA
- a CDS encoding helicase HerA-like domain-containing protein yields MSNKDAFLESITKGYTFKGEHFRLGCAMLDGEVVKGADVFLPLKTMNRHGLIAGATGTGKTKTLQIIAEGLSDASVPVLLMDIKGDLSGIAAAGTDNPKIQERYQKIGGSWSPAAYPAELLSLSQEKGVHLRATVSEFGPVLLSKILELNDTQAGVVAMLFKYCDDNKLPLLDLKDFKKVLQYSSDEGKAELEKEYGKISTTSTGTILRKVIELEQQGATQFFGEKSFEVDDLMRISDDGRGMISILRVSDIQDRPKLFSTFMLSLLAELYSTMPEEGDLDKPKLVMFIDEAHLIFNEASDALLKQIDTIVKLIRSKGVGIFFCTQNPMDVPASVLGQLGLKVQHALRAFTANDRKTIKQTAENYPLSDFYKTDELLTQIGIGEALITCLDEKGIPTPLAATMLVSPRSRMDVLTDAEIDALVNNSKLVKKYAETIDNESAYEILTAKLQEAANTPAANTTEKTAKPKEEKSTLEKVLDSSAGKQAIRTATNMITRSVLGVLGLGGRSNKKSSWF; encoded by the coding sequence ATGTCCAATAAAGATGCATTTCTCGAAAGCATAACAAAAGGATATACCTTCAAAGGTGAGCATTTCAGACTGGGTTGTGCAATGCTGGATGGTGAAGTAGTGAAAGGCGCGGATGTATTTCTTCCTTTAAAAACAATGAACAGGCACGGACTCATTGCCGGCGCCACAGGTACGGGAAAAACCAAGACCCTCCAGATCATTGCGGAAGGCCTCAGTGATGCCAGTGTACCGGTATTGCTGATGGACATCAAAGGAGACCTGAGCGGCATCGCAGCCGCCGGTACAGACAATCCCAAAATACAGGAACGATACCAGAAAATCGGCGGTAGCTGGAGCCCTGCGGCCTATCCGGCAGAATTGCTTTCCCTCAGCCAGGAGAAAGGCGTTCACCTGCGTGCCACCGTCTCTGAATTCGGCCCTGTCCTTCTCTCTAAAATATTAGAACTAAACGATACACAGGCCGGCGTGGTGGCCATGCTATTTAAATACTGCGACGATAACAAACTGCCGCTGCTGGACCTGAAAGACTTCAAAAAAGTACTGCAATATTCCAGTGATGAAGGCAAGGCAGAACTGGAAAAAGAATATGGGAAGATATCTACCACCTCCACCGGTACTATTCTCAGAAAAGTGATAGAACTGGAGCAACAAGGCGCCACTCAGTTCTTCGGCGAGAAATCCTTTGAAGTAGACGACCTCATGCGCATCAGTGATGATGGCCGTGGCATGATTTCCATACTCCGCGTAAGCGATATCCAGGACAGGCCAAAACTCTTTTCCACCTTCATGCTTAGCCTGCTGGCAGAATTATATTCCACCATGCCCGAAGAAGGCGACCTGGACAAACCCAAGCTCGTCATGTTTATCGATGAGGCACACCTGATCTTCAATGAAGCCAGCGACGCGCTCCTCAAACAAATCGATACCATCGTAAAACTGATCCGCTCCAAAGGTGTAGGCATCTTCTTCTGTACACAAAACCCCATGGATGTACCGGCTTCAGTACTGGGACAACTGGGTCTGAAAGTACAGCATGCACTACGTGCCTTCACCGCCAACGACCGCAAAACAATCAAACAGACAGCAGAAAACTATCCGCTCTCTGATTTCTATAAAACAGATGAATTGCTGACCCAGATCGGTATTGGAGAGGCACTGATCACCTGCCTGGACGAAAAAGGCATACCTACTCCCCTTGCAGCCACCATGCTGGTGTCTCCGCGCTCCCGCATGGATGTACTCACCGATGCTGAAATTGATGCACTGGTCAATAATTCCAAACTGGTTAAGAAATACGCCGAAACAATCGACAACGAAAGCGCCTACGAAATCCTTACCGCCAAACTCCAGGAAGCTGCCAATACGCCTGCGGCTAATACAACCGAAAAAACTGCCAAACCTAAAGAAGAAAAAAGTACTTTGGAAAAGGTTTTGGACAGCTCTGCCGGTAAACAGGCTATCCGTACTGCTACTAATATGATAACCAGGAGTGTACTCGGTGTATTAGGCCTCGGAGGACGCAGCAATAAGAAAAGCAGTTGGTTTTAA
- a CDS encoding Gfo/Idh/MocA family oxidoreductase translates to MSKVIKTGICSFGMSGQIFHAPFIHVNPNFEFTAVVERSKNLAKTKYPNVKVYTNIDDMVKDPELDLIVVNTPNYTHYDYTRTALEAGKHVIVEKPFTVHHQEAQELIELAASKGLLLSVYHNRRFDSDYKVVKKTIESGVLGDVIEFEVHYDRFKEELSYKKHKEEALPGTGGLYDLGSHLIDQALTIFGLPRKVWADIRIIRKDSVVDDYFELVLFYDTLRVRLKSSYLVKEPLAAYQVHGRIGSFIKSKSDIQEAQLQRGLMPDSPDWGAEAPHEWGLLHTTINGKTVKEFVPGGSGNYMDYYNGIYEAIANGAPNPVNPQDGANVVRVIEAAFESSNGGKVVNFA, encoded by the coding sequence ATGAGTAAAGTTATTAAGACAGGCATTTGTTCCTTTGGTATGTCAGGACAGATATTCCACGCTCCTTTTATTCACGTGAATCCTAATTTCGAATTCACTGCAGTTGTAGAAAGAAGTAAAAACCTGGCTAAAACTAAATACCCTAACGTTAAAGTATACACGAACATCGACGATATGGTAAAAGACCCTGAGCTGGACCTGATCGTGGTTAATACTCCTAACTATACCCACTACGATTACACCAGAACAGCCCTGGAAGCAGGTAAACATGTAATCGTTGAAAAACCTTTCACCGTACATCACCAGGAAGCTCAGGAACTGATCGAGCTCGCTGCCAGCAAAGGTTTGCTGCTGAGCGTCTACCACAACCGCCGCTTCGACAGCGATTATAAAGTGGTGAAAAAAACCATCGAATCGGGCGTACTGGGCGATGTCATTGAGTTTGAAGTACACTACGACCGCTTCAAGGAAGAATTAAGCTATAAGAAACATAAAGAAGAGGCCTTACCCGGTACCGGCGGACTCTATGACCTGGGCTCTCACCTGATTGATCAGGCACTGACCATATTTGGCTTGCCAAGGAAGGTATGGGCAGATATCCGCATTATCCGTAAAGATTCTGTTGTAGATGATTATTTTGAACTGGTATTATTCTACGACACCCTGCGCGTAAGGCTGAAATCCAGCTACCTCGTCAAAGAGCCACTGGCAGCCTATCAGGTTCATGGCCGCATCGGGTCCTTCATTAAATCCAAATCAGACATCCAGGAAGCACAACTGCAACGTGGCCTGATGCCTGATAGCCCGGACTGGGGTGCTGAAGCGCCGCATGAATGGGGACTGCTCCACACTACTATCAATGGTAAAACAGTGAAAGAATTTGTACCAGGAGGTAGCGGTAACTATATGGACTATTACAATGGAATTTATGAAGCCATCGCCAATGGAGCACCTAATCCGGTAAATCCGCAGGATGGTGCCAATGTAGTACGTGTAATTGAAGCGGCTTTTGAGAGTAGCAATGGGGGTAAGGTGGTGAACTTCGCGTAA